Below is a genomic region from Puntigrus tetrazona isolate hp1 unplaced genomic scaffold, ASM1883169v1 S000000283, whole genome shotgun sequence.
ATATAAGATCCTTCTAAACCCAGGAGATGGATTTAGCGCTCGCCGGTGAGTAACGCTGACAGACTTTCTTTTCCTGCGTCTTCCAGCAGGAGGACAGTAATTCTCTTCAATCAGTCACAGTGAACAAACTTTAAGAAAGTGTGACGtctgctgcttaatgttttgaTTTCTTCAACTGATCATGCACtcgttatttttttaaaactacttcTTAAAATCCTTATCAGTGACCCTTTTTAAGACTAAAATAACAtatgcacaaattaaaaaaatataaatatataaatgtatatatatatatatatatatataaataaaatattaaaactaatattcaaaatatatatttttaatttatattcatgtaattttaacgctgtaataaaaatttgaatatcaaagtaaattaaatcaacGATAAATCTTTCCTAATTCGTTTTTAATAAagataagttttttttatgtcagttcAGGTTTaagtaacaaatgtttttgtgagcTATAATAaccctgccaaaaaaaaaaatccaaataagcCAAAACTGatcagaacattaaaaaaatttttttttttttttgcatgtagtGCCTTGCCTTATGTAATTTTTACCATGTGACCGTTGAATGctcgaatctgattggctgacgaaaattatgcaattattttcagggaACCGCACAGAAAACGTAATTCAAAGCAgcgcatacatatatacactaatgttattaatgtagtttttaatggACGCTCGTATTTACCGTGAGGCAAAAGAAGTTAGAATAAAAGATAAAGTAAAATTCGTAGCATTTAAATAAGTTCTGTTGGTGTAGAGTTTAGGATAAACCTGAGCGACTACTCTTTACTTTATGGAGACCTTACGAACTGCTAGCTGCTTCGGGCTTTACGAACAAGTAGTTTAGTACAAGTTAAGTTACCAGCTAGTATTTACTAAGCCTTTAATGTGGACTTTCTAATTTAAGGAAAAACTTATGAATGGTTGGTGTAACCCTACCCAGAAGTCAACTGTCCACAGCAGCCCTTAAGATaattatcacacacacataaccttGAAATATATCTGATCGATGTTGAGGTGTGGCCACCGTAGTATAATCAGAATCATTGACTCAGGGCTGTTGAATAATTAGGAAAATAATAAGTTAAAGCCAATTCTGTAAGTCTGCCTCCCGCTCTCTGACTCCCTCTGCTGGTAAGGAACGCTGAACACTCACTGAAGTTGTTTGTGCATGGGCAGGGCGATCTGTGGCGGGACGTTGACGAATCTCTCGCTCAGCAGCAGGCCGACAGAGTGTCCGTTACCCAGCAGCAGCTGCTCGAGCCGCTCCTGAACATCCGGGGAGCTGCTCTTAGCACACTGCTCTAGGATCATGTCCTTCAGCTTCTCCAGACACTCCACACCCTgatcgacacacacacacacacacagacacagacggCGGCGGCGATGAGACACCGTCCAGAGACGCAAACAAACTACTCATCGGTGTTGATCGTGTGCTTCAGAAACCTGTCTCTCGGTGAGGTTCACCATGCTGATGAGTCCAAACACCTCGTCCGGGTCGCCCTCGTCATCACTGTCCTCTGGTACCTCCGCTTgctggagtaaaaaaaaaaaataaatactcaaaaacattaaattaaaatattgtaattaaggACATACACCATAATCCATATGCccattatgtttaatatattactatatggtgattattattatactttaggacaggagttaattttttttttaatacaataaaccCTAAATATATTAACCTTATACAGAGAACCcttgtgatatatttttaaatatatttatttattttcgagtacaaaaatatgcaatttgcaATATGCACTTACTGCATATTATAAACGTGAgaatatatttagcatattaGATTTTTTCCTAACCATTGCTGCAATGTAATGTTTgggatttattttgtttgtttacatttttttgttatttctattaattgcattttattcattaatttattatgttaattttgttaattatttaaacattattttatacatttctgttTAGCACTCCTTGTGACtcctgttttaaagaaaaaatacttttttttttttaaaggtgtgcTTACATCTAATAATATACTGAAACATACAAGTCAcaaaatgaaaggttttttttttgtatatataaaaaataaaactattatttaagtCTCTCAAGGTTTTTGCTTTTCTCCTAAGCTTTAAAGTGGTCTGATATTTGACCACTAACTTAACTTATTTACACAATCTAGCCACTTTTCATACTTATGTccattactattaataattagcTATTATTATGATGGCTATCCGTATAAGTTAATGTACAATGCAGATACactaacattaaaacaatactataaaaaaattaataaacctttttttaaagtatcaAACTAAATATACTATTCCTCACCCTGATGACACTGCCAATGTGATTCTGCTGGATGATAATGTCAGTCAGATCTGATGTGTTTACATGAGACTTCAGGAACAGctggaaatacaaaaacataggagtgaaaatataatttaaaaatattattggcGCTTTTATATCTCTGTTGACGTGCAAAACAGGCAGTTTACGTTATATCTGTAAGTTCAGCGCGATGCAAACGTGAATGCCTCTGTACCTGTTGCAGAAGGGTTTTAATGCCATGAAAGTCGTTGTCAGATATCGTGTGTGCTTCAAAGTCCACGATAACCTCCTAAACGCAAATCAAAACACGTGTGTAGTAACAAAACGACGTGTTTCAACGCAGAGCCAGCACGGCCTGCACATCACGACAGTATTGGCTGCAATAACAGTTGAAATCGCAACCTACCTCGTTCATTTCTTCTTCTGAATTTTCACTGTCCTCGTCGCCAGAGTCCTCCAGGCCCTCGTCCGAGCTTTCATCGCTGTCTTGAGGGTTTTGTCCCGTTTCAATAGCTCGCCTCTTCGCAGACGAAGCCATGCCGCTCCACTACAGCACGCAGGAAACAGAAAAAGAGTTCACGCAGAGCGACGTTCTGCGTTATCCACATGGTAGGAAACTGAGGAGTCTTATCGGCCATGTCGGCTCACAGTCGGACGTAGAGGTATACGCACAATAGCTCCTGGCACAAGATCCAAAATGGCGTCCTTTTCAGATGACTATCTTTGGGAAACAGCAGATACCATATTTTTCACAGGGgtgctgcttaaaaaaatatttattatttagcgGTGCAACGGATTCAAGTTCCAAACAACCATGTTCTGCCCTAcatgaaaatagaaatattatttaacgtGGTTTTAAAGGTTACTTAAGCATTATgtcatgttacaaaataaaagtcgtTGCTGGCTCTTGGTTGCACATTGCGTTGGATGTAATGCATTACCCGTAATACTTAATctaacagtgttttatttttacaagacagatagatatattctttaaaattttctaaTTGCTCAAATTATTCTTGAAATGGccaaaaaaggccaaaaaaggAAGGGAAGgctacacaataaaataaataataataataataataataataataatatatatatatatatatatatatatatatatatatatatatatatatatatatatatatatattaaacatttttattttatttgtaattttttaaaataactttatctTAAAGATTTAAGtgattattcttatttttattactttgattttaaatacaatttctatacaaaatagaaatagtatatatatatatatatatatatatatatatatatatatatatatatatatatatatatatatatatatatatattatttattttattgtgtagcCTTCCCTTccttttttggccttttttggtcatttatataatttagaataatttgatcaattagaaaattttaaagaatatatctatctgtcttgtaaaaataaaacactgttagATTAAGATGACTCTCCTTTGATTAAATaggtatttatttgttatttgagaAGGTTCGGGAAATATCGCTCGTTGACGTCACCGGGGCGTGGCTTATGTCGGAAGTGCAGGTGGATCTTTTAGAGTTGCGCTCGTAGCATGTTGAGCGTTAATTTCACACAATAACAGACAGATATCAACCATGGCCCTCAACAACAATCATTCCGAATCTGGAGGTGTTATCATCAACAACAGCGAAAGGTAATATCGCAAAATCAGACtctttgattaatatatatatttttattgttattatataaagcCAGTACTGTCCTATTTCTGACTTAACGGGTTTGTTCAAATCGCCCATAttatgtaattcattttttgtgttattcTATGTGCGTTTTTCTATTGACATGATAAGAATAGTACAGTCTACAGTGTCATGTGTTGAATAACATCGCGCGAACCGTTAGATCACACCCATTTTATTCATGTGTATGTATTCAGACCGTCTGCCTTTTATGCGTTTGTTTGAAGCGACGTTATGTTTACACGCTGTAAACGCAGCCCATATTCAGTCACGTAActtattatcttttaaaaacgTGGATCTTGCGCAGCTTTCAGGATCCTACTATGGCGAAGCGTGCGCTATGAATAATAATTCAGTCATGCTCAAGTTGCTTGGAAACCTTCCTGCAGCGCTCGGTCACGTAGCCTTATTAATATTCGTGACGCTAATTCGCCTGTCAGCCAATCAGCTAGAGCCGTTGGACGTTACGTCGTTAATATTAATGAGCCGTGCCGTGGCCGTAGTAGGATTCGCGTTTGTGCCGTGAAAGGCTGCGTTGGTCGCAGTAGGTCAGCAATAATCTTCTTACGCTTCTGCTAAAAGAATCGACGTGCTCTTAAGAAGAATGCTCTTAAAGTTTCACAATAGATGATCTCATTACACAACTGATAAAGACTGAAAGTGATGACTCCAGCAATGACATCATATCTCTTAACATATCAACAAACCATTAACAACAATGACCAATAATTATACAAGTACCCAAATAGATTTGATACCATCTgatactgtctttttattattagattctttttatttctacattGCATTATCTAGTACATTTATAGGCTATATTATTCACACAATAATAAATCCTcaacaatgtttattattatttcttgtgtttttattcttattcttaatgacttaatttacagtcattaatatttttatgtattttgttactCTTAGTTGtaacttacattttataattacaaaaataataattgtttaatatatttttatatcataaaaagtactgtaatttatattatgctaataaaaacaatcataataaattacaaataaattataaaataatacattctagctcttacatttttatattattataaataatggttaataattcaaatatgaatattttatcgTTGTTAGAGTTAGGGGCTGGGttctaatatattattatatgctcTTAAAACTACAGCTTTCTTTGACGCTGGTATTCTTTACAACTATAAACAACAGTCTTTGTTTCTTGTCAGCGGTGGCAAAGCTAGCTTTGTTCATTATGTGTTGGCACAGAATGTGCTGACTGTAATAAACCAA
It encodes:
- the LOC122333552 gene encoding protein BCCIP homolog; its protein translation is MASSAKRRAIETGQNPQDSDESSDEGLEDSGDEDSENSEEEMNEEVIVDFEAHTISDNDFHGIKTLLQQLFLKSHVNTSDLTDIIIQQNHIGSVIRQAEVPEDSDDEGDPDEVFGLISMVNLTERQGVECLEKLKDMILEQCAKSSSPDVQERLEQLLLGNGHSVGLLLSERFVNVPPQIALPMHKQLQKEMAEAQRTNKPSGKCQFCLMISKTCKPAKKSISGPAQPKEELLFVNDEEEFFYEQATLKFSYCVQDEADSCATGKWSYDDVPMRPFRTVMVIPMDKMGAIMDKMTEYLTV